The sequence acttaaacatatacctataaatagcaaagtcagtgAAACtcattcacaaactgaagtggtcccttaatacagatgtaaaaaaatatatataaataatataatatataaatagaaTCATCATACAAAATTGAGCACTGACAATGACtttctgtgatttattttttaatcaaatcattaatcCCTCTTCTCCCTCTTCTCTTGGTTCTGGAAGGTTCCGGTGTTGAGACCGATGGATCTGATGGTGGAGGCGACGCCTCGCCGAGTGTTCTCCAACGCCCACACCTACCACATCAACTCCATCTCCGTCAACAGCGACTACGAGACCTACATGTCCACAGACGACCTGAGGATCAACCTGTGGAACCTGGAGATCACCAACCGGAGCTTCAGTATCCTTCTACCTTCAGATTATAAACACACTACATTCTCACAAATTAATACACACAAACTCTGAACTATTGGACACTTAGTGTTAAGAGTTAAAGCATATCATTTCAGCATCATTAGTCAAAtcacagtgtgtgtaatgttatttaaagaaaataaatagtaCAACTCAAACAATAGAAAGACAAAATTTATGCTGATATTTTCCCTTTATATGTACACTCACTCAAAAGTTCTAGAACACCCCTATTGGTTAGTAGTTCTATAGCAGTGCTGTTatgcaattttattttatctttatctttcttaTCTGAAACTAagactcagttcttaatcatgttaatctgagctaaaggcttaagctgctgtttccatgtggatcagccagacgtcttcctgtagcagtttacagagttctctgtgtttctgtgtctatTTCTAGCTACGATGAAAGTGTGAATGCTGCagtagagtaacagcagtaacaccatctcCTCCAGCACTGatttactacagactaagactttgtaaattcatatttttaaatccattttcaTAGTTTCAATTTATTTCCATTACTATTCACCATCTGTAGGCTGATAACCAATTAGATgcttgttaaaaatatttttttaggttttacaatatatgtacaaaatatacatgttttttttttttttttaaggcactgGCAGTTTACTTCAAAATTTTGCACAATCGATTTCTCTTTCTTGTTGTTGAGTGATCAGTTcacttctaaaacttttgaccggtagtgtatattAGAGTAAAAATGGaagatataaatatatgtaagaaaaaaaaaaagaattgtccactgcattaaaataaatgtttgttttatttagtagaaATATAAGTTACAAACAttcaataaaaggaaaaaaaatctgtaaacgttagtatattttgtaaacaacagtagcTTATCAAGagcttttactgtttttaaatagtaataatataaatataatttagtaaCAAATTCTATCAAAAAAACTAAAGTGCAGATTGTTtagtgtatataataatataaacttTACAAAtcattaaagcttcacagtaaataaccagcttctcttcacgcaccatgtggcctcagttgctcggtcctgccgctttgcgctctataacatcggaaaaattcgaccgtttctgacgcaacaggccacccaactcctggtacaagcagtcgtcatctcacgcctcgactactgcaatgccctgctaactgacctcccggcctgtgtagtaaaacgactccagatgatccagaacgcagcagcacgtctggtcttcaaccagccaaaacgggcacatgtcaccccgctgctcattgagctccattggctaccagttgatgctcacatcaaattcaaaactcttacaatcgcctacaaggtgatacagaacagctccttcctacctgcactcgctcctgaaggcttacgctacctcccggccgctgcgctcctccaatgaacgtcgcctcgctttaccaaacaaacattcacacaaagcaatccagactgttctcatacagagttccccaatggtggaacaaactaccttctactaccagatcaggagaatctctcactatctttaataaactcctgaagacagagctcttcaaagagcacttactctcctaacacctctaactaactaccttctactaccagatcaggagaatctctcactatctttaataaactcctgaagacagagctcttcaaagagcacttactctcttaacacctctaactaactaccttctactaccagatcaggagaatctctcactatctttaataaacacctgaagacagagctcttcaaagagcacttactctcctaacacctctaactaactaccttctactaccagatcaggagaatctctcactatctttaataaacacctgaagacagagctcttcaaagagcacttactctcctaacacctctaacaaactaactaattctaacctcatttccttcttcccctccttcactcctctattccattatttccctctgacctccttaaggccctatctatagatgctttatttttaacttctattatttttgtacttaacctcttctattatttgcacttcaatattgtaagtcgctttggacaaaagcgtctgccaaatgtaatgtaatgtaatgtaatgtaatgtaaaataataaccTGCTTTCAATACAGAATTGTAACTGCTTTCACCATATCagtgaaaaaatgtaaataatattaatgtGAAAAAATCGATATCTGAATATTCCTAATGGTTAATAATTGAGTACTGTTCAAATATGTAAATGCATTATGCTATGATATTTCATAATGTAAGTGGCATTCTTTAAAATTAATGATTTGATATAAGAAAATAACTACTTTTGTTAAAATTTCTGTGAAAatataaaagagcattttatGCTATTCATATGTTgataatatgtattatattatagcaTACTAATGCAATTACTAAATTTTAAAGTGCAATTAACCATTATTCATCAAGAATATTCATATGTTGCATTTGGAACCctttcatattttaaataaacatgataaaattaataaataattttcctGAACACAGTAAAATAGAGTCTAATCAAGGTCAGAGTGAGCCTGGATCACTGACCCCATGCTCGGACCATTACCCTTTATTACCCTTCCACCACTAATCTGCTTCCTTCCAAGAGGTCAGCCGAAAACAGACACACGAGCATCACTATTGATCCGTATTGATCACTCGTCTAATGCCTAGAGATAAAGATAAACGATGAGCTGTTTTTGGACTCTGAGGCTAAAAGACCACCCTAAGTGCattaaacaataaacaggaaGTAATCTTTTGCTCCCATGTTTCAGCATGATGGATAACCTTTAGCTGTTAAAGATAAACACattaacacataaacacataaatataacagagcttctgaatatgtctacactgatgggcgtggtgttctggaaatgaggtgtgttcaggtacatttctggagttttatcttgtttatcttggtaacagaaaacacaggagctccactgactgaatacaacctagacagacgccaacagtcagacgctcatcgctatctcggtaacacaggcgcaaacgtataaatattgatttttgtctCTTGATTTATATTAACCCATCCATTCTGGAGTCACTCAAACACCCTCTAGGCTGTGGAGGTTCTATGCTGTTTCCTTTACCGTAACGTTTCAGATATTGTGGACATTAAACCTTCGAACATGGAGGAGCTGACTGAAGTGATCACTGCAGCCGAGTTCCATCCAAACCACTGCAACACCTTCGTCTACAGCAGCAGCAAGGGCTCCATCCGGCTGTGCGACATGCGGGCGGCTGCACTCTGCGACAACCACTCCAAATGTACGTACTTACTACACACTCTGCAGTACTGTTGTAGTGTTGTAGTGTAGCACAGTAGTAATGCAGCAGTGTTGTAGTTTTGTAGTATAGTAATGTTGGACTGGTAGTGTAGCACTAAAGAAGTGCAGCAATGCAGAGCTGTTGTAGTGTAGGACTGTAGCACTACTATAGTGCAGCAATGCAGAGCTGTTGTAGTGTAGTTTTGTAGTATAGTAATGTTGGACTGGTAGCACTACTATAGTGCAGCAATGCAGAGCTGTTGTAGTGTAGGACTGTAGCATTTTTGTAGTAATGTACTAAGTTCTACAAAGTAATATGTGCTACTGTGTATTCAGACACcaagttttttaatgtttttatgtgttttaccaTTGAGCTTAGTGACCTGGTAACACAAATCCTCAGAACTACTGTACCTAGATAacacattagtgcccattccatcagtagACAAATTACTTACACGCAGCAGATCATTTTTTTATTGAAGCAGCTTGTCGTGTGAGCATTTCTTATCTGTGGTGTTCAGGGTGCACTGTGAGCAGTTTTCAGAATTGTTGAatctcattttaaacattttaatcttTTGTCGGGTGTGACGTGTTCTGTGGATGactttatattataaataagTGCTTGTGATCATGAGGAAATTCTGTCTACATATCTGTATCACAAAGTCTGCACCGGGAGTAACTTGCCAATTAAATGTCTTCATGTGTGTTATAGAGGAAAATCACAGGTACACTTCCCAAACGTTaactctgagagccttttttatAGGGAGGCAGAGCAAGAAGCACTTTAGTATCTAATCAGAACACAACTGTGATCATTTGTAAACCTGCCAGAGAGAAAACTGCACAAGTTCTATAGTGAGTGTAAATGTATAACAGGGCTAACTGTAGCATGTTGCTACACGTGGCCAATAGGAAAGGAAAGTTTATTCTAAATGTTAATAATGtttctgttcttctttttttcaacATTTCCAGTCTTTGAGGAGCCAGAAGACCCCAGTAATCGCTCCTTCTTCTCCGAGATCATCTCCTCCATCTCAGACGTGAAGTTCAGCCACAGCGGCCGCTACCTGATGACCCGCGACTACCTCACCGTCAAGGTGTGGGACCTCAACATGGAGAACAAACCCCTGGAGACCTATCAGGTACcatctttaatataataattagaaAAAGGAACTGGCTTATTTACAAAAGAATTTATGAATCACAAATAATCGCTTAAGACTTATCTGTTACTAATGAATATTTAAAAGTGTACATAAATAATCAGTGTTAAATTggaaatataaaactatatattagtcaaatgcttaaaaaaagatttaaaaaatatagatttatttttagtcttttgacttaaatgtataatagtttgtCACATTTTATTCCACAGAAATTCATTTGACTGAAACTAGactaaatgtataaaaagtattACATATCCTTatggttttaatattttaaatctgTTAAGAGATTTAATCTTTATTAAACAGTATTGTTTTACGTTTTTCTTACATTTAGTTTATGctaatattaaatgtataaagATAATGAGACAAAGcaaagtttctgaaatgatagaCTTCTGCTGTAGTTCAGATTTATACTCCCATTACTGGCTTCCTGTAGCAAAGACTTTTATTACCCAACAATTATATTTCTgaaactcatccagttcagtaacagcaggGTGTAGCTGGTGTGTAAAGTCACTGGTTAGATGTAGATTGTACTGTACATGGACCTCTCCTTAGAAACTTAGTTCCTGCTGATTGTCGTCGATGATGTGGGACATGCAGATGCttgagaagaaaagaaaatatatatattactaatgtataaaatgtttttctaaatgtcctgcaattgtttaaattgcaggtttaatatctagcaAAAATCATTGTATTGACtctgactcgactactaaaatgTTTTCGGACTTTTGGTTGTCAAAACCAAGAATTAGTAGTAGAGTCTGAGTCAATACTAAGACATTTAGGAGTCAAGTTTAAGTCAAAAGCGAGACTTTTTGTACTTGAGTTTTAGTATTGACTCAAGCTCAATTACCAAAAATCGAGTTAGTCAATAATAAAGACTTTTCGTTGTCAAGCCTGAGTCTGTACTGAGATTCTTAGCAGTTAAGTCCGATTcgagaccaagacttttaattGAGTCctgaatcaataataataaaaataaaatattttagtagGTAAGTCAGAGACAAAAGGCAactattttagtagtcaagtTATAATACTGACTCAGTATTGACTTTTGGTAGTTGAGTTATAGCATTGTCTCCCAACACTCCACACCATTAGAGAAGTTAATCGTAACTGGTTTAATAATTCCACATATTTCCTGCTGTTTTTGAGCCATGTTATACATTTTAGAATAGTTAGTGATGCACAAAGACactgtatttattaaattatatgcTGTGTACATTATTTAATAACGGTGTTGTTTGTGTTCTGCAGGTTCACGACTACCTGAGGAGTAAGCTGTGCTCCCTCTACGAGAACGACTGTATCTTTGACAAGTTTGAATGTGTCTGGAACGGAACGGACAGGTATTACCatctttaatacatttatttcagcCTTTCACATCATCTTATTTATAGTCGCTGTTTTTATGGACCTAGTGCTAGTTCATTTTAGCCCTCTTTCACCACTAACATATACTATAAAATTAGGTCCCAAAAAAgatggccacaaaaaaaaatcttatgacTTAAAAGCTAGATTACAGTTCCCCAATTGATCtagatcagtggttctcaaactgtggtacttcaaaaaattatttatttgtactgtatcaaaagcaaatgtatttattttagtagcatatatattattttcagaGTGTAATAATGCTGTTGGAGAGCCTGATatctagggctggggcgacgcgtcgacataatcgacgtcatcgattacgaaaatacatcgatttgcataacgtgcgtcggcgcgtcgtaaatatgttaattaacacggtaacatagaagcatagaactattatttaattaaaatgatttttaagaacagctaaacacagttctgcaagtcaaacgcggaggagttcacgtgcgagagagagagagagagagagagagagagacacacacacacacagagagagagagagagagagacacagagagagagagagactctctgctgaatctgactcccgcttcgcggacagaatcggcacaacacccccgctgtagaactgcggtagtgaaaacagctacaaaaaaacgccagcgggcatctaaagtttgggagcatttcacgcaaaaggccaacaatgtggtcctctgccatatgtgcaaaaggagcacttggagcgcaaacatccaggagcactatgtcaacagggtcacacagtaagttaccgtttacatcagggtctccgcgggtgtccttaaaaagacttaaggctgtctaccaaaggttttaaacctgccacaggcagaaattatacatttttggtttatatttgtgcatggcatttcgcagtttccagaaacagtagcattattcataagttcaggtgtttagctaagctagctgccttaagttattttagctagcgccgtcggcgctgcggtgttacaccgttttctgtcaccgtcggaattttgtgaccagtgctcacggttatgagcgttcattggcaaaacggaagctttctatacctacaccttaccctcagccctaaactgaaccgttttggccagtcggggtaaacattagaaacgaacacgtttcgaatcggccagtgcaccggtctgctgagaactacttgcccgtggtcacaaaatctagcggtcacagaaaacagtgcaacacacggttgtggtgtatgggagcttaccatttttagcgttatagatctaaacgtgttgtacatgtaagtgattataaatgtggggtttggtttagtaggcttgtgttgttgttgttgttgttgttattatatataaatatagtattttatcgtttgctttaaaacgtaaaataataattatttaaatatgtttctcaataaatagattagtcgactaatcgaaaaaaataatcgttagaataatcgtttaaaaaataatcgttagggacagccctactgaTATCACAGTTAATCTTTTGTTAGTATTGGTGGTAAAtggtctaaaatgtttgagaaccgcTCCAGATTGAGGTTTGATAGTCTGAACGTCCAGTAACCAGATCTAAACCACATTTAGGCTACATTTACACAGCAGCTAaaattttctttactattaaaaacaacatatctattgttatatataaatataatataaaaatataatataaaaattatatattatatatatatataaacagatataaCCTCTATTTTAGCTGACCTCAGTGTGTTTACCTAGTGGAAAGATATAAAACAGGATTTGaatctgcgttttttttttatcttttaattaaatttacttgaCTTTTAAACTTGAAGTATTTAAAGAGTTAATTCgtacatttgtgtttttaaatttgttttgttCTGAATTTGTAAGGTGGCataacaaaaaaactttaaaaactataaaatgcaGTTCTATCAATTtctaatgaacaaaaaatatatattaacaaactTACGTTTTTAGATACATAATGTCTAATCCTATTAGTGAATGTTTCACCTTTATTTCAAAATTTAGCATTTAGGACCAatagatatttaataaaaaattggAATAGTTTTTTCAATAGCAAATTTAACCATCTCACAttacaaaacaaatataaaaaaaaaacatctcagaatATTTAAAGTTCATTCAAAAGTCAAAcatatacaaaatgcagattcaaataTCTGCATCAGCTATTAAGGAAAAGCACATTGTTGTGAAGGGGcctttaataagtaaataatctaTTTATTAATGTCAGTATCACagaattaatcaattaatattctttactgcaggtttatTGTGGTTGTTTGATTTTATAGTGCCACCAAGTGGAGTTATAAGGCATTAACTTTAAGGTAAAGTGTGGGGATGAggcttagggagtttagagcacctcTGTATCaataaaactgctggagtggaaacaacGCTTAGAATACCCTTATTTTCGTATTTGGTAATGTATttatatcagtaatttcagtttgttttataaacatttaatacGGTTTGTTaggtaccttttttttttcttttaattaccatttttattagttttagttaacGAATATGTTATATGTAATACCAACCTCTAATTTGATGCCACTTAATATTGTATTGTAGATCAGCTCTATTAATCTCTTTTACCtgtgtttctctgtatttctctcattACAGCGTCCTCATGACCGGCTCCTACAACAACTTCTTCCGGATGTTCGACCGCAACACTAAACGAGACGTAACGCTGGAAGCCTCGCGGGAAAACAGCAAACCTCGGGCCATCCTGAAGCCGCGGAAAGTCTGTGTCGGCGGCAAGCGGCGTAAAGACGAGATCAGCGTGGACAGCCTAGACTTCAGCAAGAAGATCCTCCACACGGCCTGGCACCCATCTGAGAACATCATCGCCGTCGCTGCAACAAACAACCTCTACATCTTCCAGGATAAAGTCAACTAGAGCATGTAGCGCTGAAGAGCCCGGTAGCATCGAGACCAACACTGAGTCTTACCGGCTGAAGCGGCTTCAAACAAAAGAGGAATAacagtaagaataaaaaaaacaaacaaacatggggTTGAGAACTTGTCGGCATGGCACTGATGCAGCCTGTTGCAATCAATGCAGTGTACAAAGTGCAgctgaaatacaaaaaacaatcaaTCGCTGAAGAGTGGAAAATGCGACGGCTGCTGTCGCCTGCTcctttacatttttacttttgattttttttttatttcctaccGTTCTCTCTCCTCGCTGTAGTTTGTTCGCTCATTCATTCTGCACAGCAATAgagaggaggagcagcagcaggacgCATTCAGCTGCAATGGGGTAGAGTGCAAAactttattattgcttttatttttaaaccagaactttttactgtttactcacAAAGACGTACTGCAGGATTGATGCGCTGATGTTTCCAGACTGCTGTGGCCTTGAAGTATCTGtccatcaaccaaccaaccctgATCTTCaacttttaatttctaatttttatttatttattaatttataattcgTTTTAATACCTACACACGAAGGTGCATGCATCGATTCAACCTCTGTGACCTGACGACGACGAAATGTGGCTGGCGTCTGGATGGTGCACACTGTGGAATTGGTATACGCtggatttaaaacaaacaaaataatgatGTAGCAATGTgatgcttttttgttgttgtaattttctaatgaaatgaaaaaaaaaagaaaaagaaaaaaaaaagcgtaATAAAAACCAAGAGGAACCAAAGTCTTGTATCCCAAGTGCTCAGAaagaaacaagaagaaaaaagaagagaaacgaGTGCAAAGCAACTAAAAAACAGCAAAGCCTGAGGTTGCATTTATTTCCAGTCAGTTTGTACAGAAACAGCAACACTTCAAAAAGCAAAACACTTAAACATGAATCAAACACCACCGTACTCCTAACGACTGGCTGCACAGTACGGGTCCTACCGCCACAAAACAGCAGGAATAAATCCAGATCATCTCATTATCTCACATAATACATATCAGTCATGACTAGACCAGTCACACTAACTAATAACTTTACTAACTTCCTAACTTACCGTGAAAAATACACAAGTGTAAATCTTGTACATAGGCGTATTTCTTGGGtgtttcatttttatatatatggtcgatgtccaataaaaaaaacaagcatcttcatttttgtctgatttttattttactacataatttgaacccaCAAagtgtctcttacactgtgccaaaattacgtgatgaacggaccaatagaaactcttcaaaatgacctgaaaacaaaaaatatatatatatttttcccattggctttcattgaaagttaaaaaatttttgtctctctcctgtaaagttgtaaaacctgttttggagatgcttgtttcgCATTGAACAGCGATGATAtacgaaaaaaacaaaaaaaaaaattgtaaagtattttaaacaaacaaacaatcgtGTTGAATACTGACTAATGCATCCAATCAATCAGTAACACCAACTCTACATACTTACACAGATTGCTCAGACTGCTGCTGGTGGtgaaagaaaacattaaatatatcatctcctaaactaataataataatacattcacGGTCCTTTCAACAAAATAAAAAGGGTGTGATTGCATCATTTAGGGTATTTACAGGGTTTGGACAgtgaagctgaaacacctgtcatcattttagtgtgggattttaggtttcatggctaaattggagcagcctggtgttcaatcttcattaattgcacattgcaccagtaagagcagagtgtgaaggttcaattagcagggtaagagcacagttctgctctaaatattacaatgcacacaacattatgggagacataccagagttcaaaagaggacaaattgttggtgcacgtcttgctggagcatctgtgaccaagacagcaagtctttgtgatgcatcaagagccacagtatccagggtaatgtcagcataccaccaagaaggaccaaccacatccaacaggattaactgtggacgctgtaaggaagctgtctgaaagggatgttcgggagccagttgccacaataaattattgtggtctaaaaccaggtgtttcagtttcattctccaacccctgtacattgtgaataaactgtttttaatttgttagtGGCGTAAATTGATGCatcttaaaactaaaaataattgaGCAACAGTtgttttggacaatatattgtctctcaaaactaaaaaaaatcgttactgtgacaggcctagtcatgACGTACCTTCAGATTCAGCGTTATCGTGAACCCGCTGGTTTAACCGCTCGTCTCTACGCTGAGTGAAACTGTAGACGGTGTTACCACACGGTTGTGATCCGGTCTCTCTGAGCGCTCCCTCAGCAGCAGCAGGGATGGTGATAGTAGTCTTACACGGTTTGATGTGAATAAATACGCAGATGATCCAGGTTCTCCACGGGTCCAGAACATCACTGTACACCGTCTGCAGTCTGCACTGTATACCGTCCAGGAGGAGAGATCACTTGGTAGAGCGCCGGGTCGGTTCTGAGGCGGTGGGGGGAGGTGGGGGTCCTCGGCGGTCCAGATCCTCGATGTAGAACATGGTGAGCTTCCGGCGTTCCTCAGGGACGCAGTCCAGAACCAGGTACCGTTTATCGTTCTGTAGAACCTTCTCAATGTCCTTCAGGTGCTGATCCGACTCCAGAATCAGCTTTCTGGATCTGAGGAggaataaaaaattattttaactgtattaactgctatttt comes from Astyanax mexicanus isolate ESR-SI-001 chromosome 17, AstMex3_surface, whole genome shotgun sequence and encodes:
- the ppp2r2bb gene encoding protein phosphatase 2, regulatory subunit B, beta b isoform X2; its protein translation is MDEEIDTRKINSSFLREHNYATEADIISTVEFNSSGELLATGDKGGRVVVFQREQESKNQPHRRGEYNVYSTFQSHEPEFDYLKSLEIEEKINKIRWLPQQNAAYFLLSTNDKTVKLWKISERDKRPEGYNLKDEDGRIRDPTTITALRVPVLRPMDLMVEATPRRVFSNAHTYHINSISVNSDYETYMSTDDLRINLWNLEITNRSFNIVDIKPSNMEELTEVITAAEFHPNHCNTFVYSSSKGSIRLCDMRAAALCDNHSKFFEEPEDPSNRSFFSEIISSISDVKFSHSGRYLMTRDYLTVKVWDLNMENKPLETYQVHDYLRSKLCSLYENDCIFDKFECVWNGTDSVLMTGSYNNFFRMFDRNTKRDVTLEASRENSKPRAILKPRKVCVGGKRRKDEISVDSLDFSKKILHTAWHPSENIIAVAATNNLYIFQDKVN
- the ppp2r2bb gene encoding protein phosphatase 2, regulatory subunit B, beta b isoform X3 produces the protein MHLLEEDQGRCVRADIISTVEFNSSGELLATGDKGGRVVVFQREQESKNQPHRRGEYNVYSTFQSHEPEFDYLKSLEIEEKINKIRWLPQQNAAYFLLSTNDKTVKLWKISERDKRPEGYNLKDEDGRIRDPTTITALRVPVLRPMDLMVEATPRRVFSNAHTYHINSISVNSDYETYMSTDDLRINLWNLEITNRSFNIVDIKPSNMEELTEVITAAEFHPNHCNTFVYSSSKGSIRLCDMRAAALCDNHSKFFEEPEDPSNRSFFSEIISSISDVKFSHSGRYLMTRDYLTVKVWDLNMENKPLETYQVHDYLRSKLCSLYENDCIFDKFECVWNGTDSVLMTGSYNNFFRMFDRNTKRDVTLEASRENSKPRAILKPRKVCVGGKRRKDEISVDSLDFSKKILHTAWHPSENIIAVAATNNLYIFQDKVN
- the ppp2r2bb gene encoding protein phosphatase 2, regulatory subunit B, beta b isoform X1, producing the protein MKCFSRYLPYLFRPPSTILSSSCHTEADIISTVEFNSSGELLATGDKGGRVVVFQREQESKNQPHRRGEYNVYSTFQSHEPEFDYLKSLEIEEKINKIRWLPQQNAAYFLLSTNDKTVKLWKISERDKRPEGYNLKDEDGRIRDPTTITALRVPVLRPMDLMVEATPRRVFSNAHTYHINSISVNSDYETYMSTDDLRINLWNLEITNRSFNIVDIKPSNMEELTEVITAAEFHPNHCNTFVYSSSKGSIRLCDMRAAALCDNHSKFFEEPEDPSNRSFFSEIISSISDVKFSHSGRYLMTRDYLTVKVWDLNMENKPLETYQVHDYLRSKLCSLYENDCIFDKFECVWNGTDSVLMTGSYNNFFRMFDRNTKRDVTLEASRENSKPRAILKPRKVCVGGKRRKDEISVDSLDFSKKILHTAWHPSENIIAVAATNNLYIFQDKVN
- the ppp2r2bb gene encoding protein phosphatase 2, regulatory subunit B, beta b isoform X4, with translation MDLMVEATPRRVFSNAHTYHINSISVNSDYETYMSTDDLRINLWNLEITNRSFNIVDIKPSNMEELTEVITAAEFHPNHCNTFVYSSSKGSIRLCDMRAAALCDNHSKFFEEPEDPSNRSFFSEIISSISDVKFSHSGRYLMTRDYLTVKVWDLNMENKPLETYQVHDYLRSKLCSLYENDCIFDKFECVWNGTDSVLMTGSYNNFFRMFDRNTKRDVTLEASRENSKPRAILKPRKVCVGGKRRKDEISVDSLDFSKKILHTAWHPSENIIAVAATNNLYIFQDKVN